In Ciconia boyciana chromosome 14, ASM3463844v1, whole genome shotgun sequence, the genomic stretch CCATGTTTGGAACGAATGCTGGATGGCTTGAGCGGACTTGCTACCAGAGTACAGCGGGTGGCAGGCACTGGATGCCACctgccaggaaaaaagcaaaggtaaGATATTAAAGATGggcttggggcgggggggggcgggggcgggcagggagtGGAGAGCAAATAAAACAGTTCAATATTCCTCCCTTCCACAACTTGCAATAGAAGGATGCAAAAGGGCAGGGACTATCAGGAATACTgcggccagcaggactagggaagtgatcgtccccctctactcagcactggtgaggccgcacctcaaatactgtgtttggttttgggcccctcagtacaagaaggacattgaggtgctggagcgtgtccagagaagggcaacaaagctggtgaagggtctagagcacgagtctgatgaggagcggctgagggaactggggttgtttagcctgaagaaaaggaggctgaggggagaccttatcgctccctacagctacctgaaaggaggctgtagtgaggtgaGTGTCACTCTCTTCTTCCAAATAActagcgataggatgagaggaaatggcctcaagttggttcaggagaggtttagattgggtattaggaaaaatttctttactgaaagggtggtcaagccttggaacaggctgcccagagaggtggtggagtcaccatccctggaggagttcaaaacacatgtagatgtggcacttcgggagACAGTTTAgcaggcatggaggtgttgggttgacggttggactagatgatcttagaggtcttttccaaccttaatgattctatgattctatgactcaCCCTGTTGACCTTAAGCACTAAATCATCATTCATCTGTTTGGTTTGTGCAGCTTGTGTAGCTCTAAGAGCTCTATCACAGCACTGCTCCCTAATGTCCTCCTAAACTAGATACTTCACCACTCCCAGTGTAGGTCTAAACTAGGCATGGGTCTAGCTGGTAAAGCATCTGAATCTTAACTGGGccacattttttcttcaggtcCATCCTTCTGTGGGCCAGCCCCTGTTCAAGCCATCAAGAAAGGGGACACAGAAGTTGATTATGATGTCTGCTACTTCTTTGCTGCCATCAATGCCAAGTGCCAGGTCTGGATACAAAAAGCAGATGACACCCTCAAGCCAGCTCTCAGTGGCACAAAGTACACTGGTAACAACATCAGCACCCACCAAGAGTGTGGGCAGTGAATGCTGTGAGGATATCACACACAACTACAAGTATCCTGAAGGAACAGGGTAGGCAAGTGCCTGAGCACATTCCCTGCCAGCATTACAAGTGAAGAGTAAAGGACTAGAGAGCAGAGCCATACCAGAGCATCAGGGTCATCCACTTCTCACTACTTCCGCTTCCTGAATGGCACAAGAACACCTTACTCTTGCTGTCTACAGAATCAAAGCACACATCATACCCCAAACTTCATCCTCCTTAATTACATTAACCAGCTCTCTAGGCCAGGCCTTTCTTCACCAGGCACTTTCCTGTCTGGAAAAcctttcctgatttttgttACCTGTACACGCTGTACATTCACTTCCTGTTACCcctgtaatatatatatatttcagacTCCAGCTTTctaaaaaggactgttgtgttCCCAGGTATTGTCTAAATCCCTCCCTCAAAAAGTAGCTCCCCCTTCAGAATCTATTACTGAGTGCTGTTTCCCTGACCCAACCCTACCATCTCATCTTAGCCTATGGCATGTTGTCTCCTTGGCTGCAGTCCATCACAAGAGAACAACGTACTGTGCCCTAGCTACAGCTACAGCTAAAAGAGGCAGCTGCCTCTTTTACTCTGACAAATGTTAGCACCAAGGTGCTTTAAAAACTATGACAAATCTTTCCAAGTAGAATATTTCGGGTACATCCAATGAATGTCCTGTCAGCTGAAATTCTCGGACTGCTCCAACCAGAAGCACAACAGAATATCAGTTATCTACAGTACGGCCAGGATAATTCAATGCCATCCTTCTGCATTTACTGCTTCACACGAGTGAACAGGAAAGAATACTAAAATATGtgctccctttttttctgacaggTTCTCTTCAGGAAAAAGTAGTACTTGACAAAGCctacagaaagataaataaacTTGAGACAACCAGCAGCGAAACACAGGTTAGCTCCATTCCTACTGCCCTTGAAGAGCCAGTTAACCTTTTCATCCACCTCCAGTCGAAGAGTTCTCTGCTACTGGGACAAGATATTCCACTTTCCATTGAAATGTTTAACCACAGTGGTGGAGAGGCTACTCATCTGGTAGTTGGGGCCCAGTCTCTACATTATGACGGTTTGCCCGTTACCCGACTTTGGAAGGAAGAGTTTCATTTTATCCTCAAAAGTGATGAAGGTAAGGACTGTACTGAGTGCATGGCTAGAAAAGTGTATCTAGTCCTCTcgcttcaggaaaaaatgcacttaGCCGTAAGTTTACAGAAGGTTGGCTGAACAGTTGATTGTAGGtgattgaaataaaacactttggCAACATCATCTTAGAGATTCTGAATCTGCAAATCCAGTTGGGATCACTTAAGCTTTTAAATGCTGCAGCTTTTAGTACAATGTTGGGCACTAAACACTCCTAGGTGCCATGCAGGCTAAGACCAGACTGTACTTATGATCTGCATTGTCATCTGTATTTCACCACTCTGTATTCCAGCTAACAACCTGCAGGTCTTTGTGCCTTACTCACAGTACAAAAAAAGAGTTGGGAGAGAAGCATCTGCTTAGGCTGACTGCCAAGCTGAGAGACAAGGACTCCTACATATACTTTGCACAGGAAGAGATCAGCATTTGTGATCCCCCTCTCGCTACTGAGGTTAGATCGGTCTATTATTCTGTAGTATTTCTCACTGTAGTAgtgagaaaacagctttcataGTCATAAGCAGCAAAAAGATTCTGCTGGGTTGAGTGGCTCTCCTCATGCTGTCTTCTTTCAAAGCACTGAGACATCAGTTTGAGAAAGGTGAGTTGTGCCACACTGTTGTATATGTGTGAGCATAAGGAAATCCTGATGACTCCTAACTCACTCACCAGTCTGGAAATCAGAGGCTGCAGAAGGAAACTAAAGCAGAAGACTGTAgttgagaagaaagcaagctggaCTTTGCCTCTTCTGGCAACTGGCAGCTCAGGCTGAGACCTCTGGcaccaaaaaataatttatctccCTTTAATCATAGAAGaacctctttccttctctgtttcagCTCATTTCCTTCTCTCAGTTTCAgctcatttccttctttcaacaGTTTCCAGAAAATATGGTACAATATCAGCCAAGCACAGCAAAGATCAGCTTCCTGAACCCTCAGAGAAGTGTGTGATAGTGGTTGCAGGGCAAGGGCTCATTTACAGACAAAGGAAGTGCAGGTAAGTGCAAGCTGATTGATCTAAGAACggtaaatggaaaaagagaaaaaatacaagctAGAGAAACCCTTGCACAGGAAAGGCTGTCCCCAAAAATAAGTGGGCAACAACGTGGCAGGAAGAGACTGCTACAGCATGAAAACCACAGGCATCCCATCCTTTATTTACAGATAATACAGAAGATTTTCacactgaaaaggagaaaagccagATAACAGAACTTTCAAAAGATGTGTAATACATAAGTTGAAGCCAGTATGACATTTGTGAAAGCTTCAACCCCAAAGGCCtagagagcagaaggaaagccCCCTGCCAACAAAAAGGGTAACAAGAGAAGTACCACAAGACTTGCACAGAAATACACATTAAATAAGACAACAGTTATAGGTTACTGAAATGAGCTAtgaaatttagaaattatttgctgttGAGAAATCAATTGCTTTTGAGCTAGCCACTTGAATATCCATAAGTGAGGTAAAACTATACCGTTTGTGACGTATCTTTCCACCCATTACCCACTGTCAGCAATAAAGACACTCCCTGGGTAGAATTTTAACAGtgtcttccccttctctgctgAAGAACAGGCAAACCTGACTTAGACAATAGTCATCCAAAAAGGCACGCTCtccatgtgaaaaaaaaccacatttctctCAAGAAGCTGCATTAGGACAAAGTAACCTTAGATGCCTCCATGGGGAGTTCAACCCTCCTGTCATATCTCCCTCCCAAACTACTGTCAGATCACAACTCCATTGTGGTAGTTTAGATAACTGCTAGCcgccttctatttttttttctttcctttttttggcacCACACCCCTGCCTAGCAAATGCACCTCCTGGGCCCTGGGAAATAGAAATATAGCTAGAAATATAAAGAGGTGCGCTTCCTGTATAATCCCTTCTCACCTTTCAGGTTGGGCTCTATGCAACCGAAAAGCATTCAACAGCTGCAAATCCCATTCACCCCCACCCAAGCAGGGCCCAGAAGACTCACTGCACATCTTACCTGCCTTCAACTCCAGAACCTGAAGAGCTACAAAACTATCAACATTGCAGCTGCCTGATGCCCAACTTACAACAGGTCCTGCTGTCCTGCTTACAAAAGAGCGGTCATGATCTGTGCCCTGATCTTAAGCAAGCACAGATGTTAACAGTTTAACTAAAGTTATATTTCAAACCATGTCTGACTTTGATTACTTGTACAAACTCAAGTCTCTCCCATCTGCCACTATGCCCACTCTCCAGTTTTATAAGTTGAACCTTACTGTGACAAAGATGGGCTAAATGCTCAAGCAGATGCTGCATTTCTCACTGTGCATATGTGCTGAACCCACCACTTAGTCATTTTTCCCCAGCGGTGGCAAAAAAGGATATCCTAGAACTTTAAAGTGATGATAGATGTAGCGTTTCTCTAGAGACATACTCTTATCCCCCTACAGATCCTTGATGTTGGTAAAGcagtaaataatattttctactgCTTTCTGAGGaagtagaaaagagaaagatagtTCACTCTTCTCTAAGGTTAGACAGGAAATAGCAGCAGTGCTGCATATTTTTTAATGGTTCATCAGGCTGCTGGCGAAAGACGCAAGACCCTTTCCTTCTCTATATATCCTCTGCCACCTGAAAACAGATAAAGCCACTCATGCAAATCTAGCaatattttattgttctttgaACCCCATAGTAGTTGTAACGTCTGAAGAATAGGGGACATTCACAGCGTTAAGATGCAGCACCGCACCATCCCAGGAATCCAAGCAAAATGACTCCTTCTGCAATGGCAAAGAGCAACTTCCTGGGAAAGTTTTACCAAGTAGCAGTAAAGTTCTCTCCTAAAAACATTGTTCTCACCATTCTCACAGTAGCTGGAGAACAGCAAGATTCACTGGAAAAGCATAAGCCAGAGCCAGTGGCAGAAACACATGCAGACATGGAAGAGCTAAAGTTGACCCTGTGTGAAGTTCTTGATTTTGTTCATGTTGTGATCTACTGCACCAGTTAGAAACTGCACCCAGCCTTCCTCTGATGGTGGACATACATGGCTTGTCCTGCAAAAGTGGAGGAAATTCATTAGGAAAGCCTCCTGGGTGTCTTACACCTATGCATCCAGACAACACACGGGTATTGTGAAGTGCTGAATTACCACAGCATTAAAACAGGACTGCTATAGCCCCAGAGTGCTTTGAGCAAGGAAGAACCCACATCCATGTCTCTAGTCCCAAACCTTAacacatatgtgtgtgtcttCAGTGGGAACCACTTTCCTCCCTACCATCCTTTTCTTACTCCCATCCCTTTGTGACTGGATAACATCATAATTATTCCAAAATGCCAGCATTTACTGTCTAGAAATGAGTCATCTTTGACAGGAGGCAGAAAGATATCAACCTGCATAGCGGGGAACACACACTTATAAAACTGTAACTAATACTCACTTTGTAATCTCTAAGACTTTCTTTAATACCGAGGCCAACTTCGCAGcctagaaagaaacaaaagggaaataaagtgagccaaacatggaaaaaaaggggCTCAGCAGTACTGGAAAACAAAGGGGGGTGCAGGAATGCCCAACACAGCCAAGAATGAGC encodes the following:
- the LOC140659634 gene encoding LOW QUALITY PROTEIN: protein 4.2-like (The sequence of the model RefSeq protein was modified relative to this genomic sequence to represent the inferred CDS: inserted 1 base in 1 codon; deleted 2 bases in 2 codons; substituted 2 bases at 2 genomic stop codons) — encoded protein: MGQGLSIKKCNFKITMNNNNHHTEEISTERLMVRRGQPFTITVSFSAPIHSYLQQLKRTFLIVQTATKADGTQTEFPISSLGDQKQWSPELEEQDSCFWTIFVNTPANAPIGQYALLLHASKSYCLLGNFTLLFNPWCQDDEVFLANEALRQEYILNQEGVTYWGTKNAVLPQPWDFSQEDIVDICFTLLDVGERHQRDKDHTQRKNPIYICRTVAALNCDEFRGILTECGTGQYYNGTPPSKWLGSSPILRQWVAVQCKPVRYGQCCVLAAVMCSVLRCLGIPVRVVTGFTWAHNTNSSLSMDEYYDEDGTLLTQDKSARVWTFHVWNECWMAXADLLPEYSGWQALDATCQEKSKGPSFCGPAPVQAIKKGDTEVDYDVCYFFAAINAKCQVWIQKADDTLKPALSGTKYTGNNISPTKSVGSECCEDITHNYKYPEGTGXASSLQEKVVLDKAYRKINKLETTSSETQVSSIPTALEEPVNLFIHLQSKSSLLLGQDIPLSIEMFNHSGGEATHLVVGAQSLHYDGLPVTRLWKEEFHFILKSDEANNLQVFVPYSQYKKELGEKHLLRLTAKLRDKDSYIYFAQEEISICDPPLATEFPENMVQYQPSTAKISFLNPXEKCVIVVAGQGLIYRQRKCRLGSMQPKSIQQLQIPFTPTQAGPRRLTAHLTCLQLQNLKSYKTINIAAA